The stretch of DNA tttttaaaaatatttttcattaTTTTCTACGAATAAAAAGTTAAACAAAATGAACAAATAGTACACATCGTGAATATTTAGTTGTATAGCATAAATAATGAAAAATGAATATTGCAAACAAATGCATCAACTTCAAGAGTAAATTTAATCACAAGCAAACAAATAATTTGACGTTGCGAACACATTAGTTAAACACAGACAAATAATATAAAATCAGAAACAAATACTTATACACTTAGAGGAACAACAATTTGTATACTTGGAACAAACATTATATGAACAAACAACATCTCTTATAATCTTTGAAAAAGTTTAAATGGACGAAGTTATGTATAAAAAGTAAGGGAGAATGTAAGCTAAATAAGAATAAAATAAAAGGATagataaaaatataaacaatttaCTATGAAATAGAAAGATAAAGTAAAATTATATAAGAAATCAGGGGAACCAAACAAATCAAaatattaaaaagaaaaaaaggggaaaCATCAAATACTAATATCTTTCTATTAGTTATGCACATAGTATAAAAGAAGGAAGAAACATAAACCACAAAATGAAATAGACGATATGAATATTATATATGAAATATCCAAacttaaaaagaagaaaatgtgAAAAAATAAGGGGAAATGAATATCTATAAAATATTtactaaaagaaaaaaagaaaaagaaaaagtatgAAGGAAGCAAGGTCGGAACAAGGAAAAAGTATGAAAGAAGCAAGCAAcatagaagagaagaaaagagaaacaaaataagaagaagaaaagaaaataagaaaactATTGGTTGATGGACTCAAAGCATACGTACGGCAACTACTGACTACACAATAGAGAATCAGTAAACAAATATATATTAGACTTCTTGCGCTAAGTAATATTTGGCCGAATTAGTTTCACCAAATCCTTCAGGTGATGGATCATTGATTTGTGTCACGCGGGCGACATATAGCCGCTGAGGGACAAGGTACCCCAAGAATTCTAAATCACTTGAACAGACGACCCGAATTTTAGAAGTCTGAATGGATGGATGTGCTTTGCTCACAATGGTAAATTGCCTAAAAATATAGCTTAGATAATGTAAGAGAGTCagactctaatcttatatagttttgagctaaaaatatataaagatCAAGTCAGATTGTGAAGAGACCATTAATTCCATAATCCGATACCACCCTATGCCCCTGTGAAAATGCATAAGCGGATGCAGTGATCTTGCACTTGAGTCATCAGCCGATACACCGGGCGTGCGTGAACAGAGTTCGTCTACCCAAATTAGTCCGTTGTTCTAGGTCTTGTACCACCGTCAATGCGGTGTGGTGTTTTTATAATTCTGCATCTTCAGGGTTCTCTTAAGATTGCGTCATTATAGTTtttttcttaatgaaatacatGCATGAGCATGCTCGTGAAAATACAGGGCCGGAAATGACTCGATGGCCTTCATTCAATAAGGCATCAACGTGAACTAGTTTTCGTTATATCATAGCATTCTAGATTATGTTGTTCAACTTTGGTCGCGACTTGGTCCAATAGATTTATGaatgcctgctgctgctggagaaaGAATTGCAACAATACTCGCTACATGATGTACAGAGATCAAAGCCGCTGGAACGAACAAGTCGCACACAAATCGATCCGTATGTATGGTCTGGTGATGTATGACAAGGCAGACTCTGATAGATTTTAAAGTATTAATTACGAAACAAATGACCAAGTCATCGGAAACCAACCAATCAAACTGTATTATATGAGCTGGTGATCATGCATGTTATGGCACTCTAAGcatcagctgcagcagcagcactgcACAGTTTTCGTTCAGCTAAAGTAAGTTGGACACAATGCAAGACAGCAGTTGCAAGAGAAGTAGCCGGCGATCATCTACTAGTAGTAGGTGCAGGATCCATAGCTGGGATCGGAGCGCACCACGAGCGCCGAGTTGTTGAAGTAGCAATTCCAGGGGTGCCTGCCGTTGGCGGCGTAGTAGAGGttcatggcgacggcggcgcgggacaCCAGGCTGTCCGGGTAGTAGCACGGCCCGCCCTTCTGGATCACGGCGCAGCTCACCTGGGAGCACGCGTAGTTGAGGTTCAGCAGCAGGACCTGGTTGGAGGCCGAGGGCTTGGCGACGCACCACGTCTTCTGCGCATCCGCGACACCTGCTGCAATCACACAGTTCAGAAAGACAGCCAGGGCCGGCTTCAGAAACCGATCGCAGGAGAAGGGATGAGATTGAGCATCATCGATTGGTGAATTTATTTACCTGAGGTGAAGCAGAGGAGCATAAGCCCCATGGAGAAGAGCAGCAGCGACGCCGGTGACTGAGCTGTCATCTTGCCGGAGCTGGAGCTGTGGAGACAGATCAGGCGGGGCGCTCTGCCTGAAGTTTCTCCCGTTCCTTTATAAAGAGGAGAAGATGCCCGCCTTGTTCGAGTAGAGTCGAGTAGGTGTCTACCACTACCAGTGACACGGGACTTTGCTTGCACTTTGCATTGCTTGCTGGATGCTCATGTGACCCCATCGACACATGTCTTTGCCTTGCACCCAAGGAAACCTGCCATGTGCTTCTGCTTCGGCTCAAATGCTCAATACCAGAATTCTTTCTGCTCTGGCAGCTGGCATCTCACTCACACAAGCGTCTATGAACTCTGCAGTGCAGTGACCTTTCTTGTGGATCCCGATCCACACGGCACAGCACATTTTAGCCCGCATTGACCAACTCCAGCTTTCCTTCCTCCGACCCCAGTTTTTATGATGTATGCGAGTACTGAAAACAGGTTGCAAAATTCTTCCAAATGTGAGTTCACTTTCCTACTATCTATTTATATGCCCAGCAGAGCAGCGTTCGTATCTCCTCTTTAGTACCCAGCCTTGTTCTTCCAAATGTGTTCTACAAGCACAATTGCACAAACATACTGCATGCTAGAACAAAAGCATGAGATGATAATTACCAAATGATGAATGCATTACTCCACCCATGTGGGTCTGGCTGGGTTCCATAACCACCAATGAGGATGGAGGTAAATCCAGAATTGCCCGTAAAAGATGTTCAACATACCTTGCTTTGTTCCTCCTTGTCATTACACCTTTTCTGATTGCCTTTGCTCCTGCTCTTATTCTCATCCACATTTTCCCCCTTGCCCTGCGAAACTAATTTTTGTCCACTTTGCATCGAAAGATTCAATTGGTTTCAGCCAGATACATCTATTTTCAACATTTGGAATCCTTGCctctggaagaaagaaaaagttGCTTATACACAAACCTCACCATCCAAAATCAGTACAGACACCACATGAGAGAAATCTTCCCATGGCACACAATACTTCTCAACTGAAGCCAAGCCACAAGCAACCAACATTAAACACATGATTCCCTGTCATGTATGTCTACCATTGCGGGTTGCATCTGACTAACAGAAACATTCATCAGCTAACATAGACAATATAATAGCTAGTCCGCGGCTCTGTCCACAAAAACAGTCAGTAGAAGCAACCCTAGATCCTATGCGCCAGGTAGCCTGAGTTCGGTGCTATCTCCGTCTGGATTAAGCGAAAATTAGACATAAGAAACTCATTGTTAGATGCCATTGCAAGACAAAGCGCATGCTTTGCCGAAAGAACAAGCTTACCTGTGAAAAAGATATCCATACATTGGAGATGCGCACAGGAGCACTTTCTTCAGCCACACTGATGTCAGTGCTGCTTCTATTATATATGCTAGCATAAAAAGAAATGGGTAAAGCCGTAACTAGATCGACCCTATCTCTCTGCCACCAAATCGTCCATTCATTTATTATTTCAATGCTGGTAACATTAAAAAAGCAGAAAGCAACCTAACAGATTAACTTGCAATTTACACAATTATGTAATTAGGATATCATGGCATTACTGTCATTCAGTATGGATGGCAAAGCTTCAAGGGGGCTGGATGTAAAAAAGTTTGAATCAGTAGACATAGATATCTTATGCATGGCACTCTGTAAGACAACATAAATCGAGTGTGTGAGTGGTGTCTTCTATGCAATTATACGCTGCTCTCTTCcatgttcaagaaaaaaaaaatcgacaAATAAGGTGATTCTTTTGTGTACCATTCTGCatatgctgatgagataaatgtAGAATTGATGACAGTTAaaagaattttttaaaaaatataacattCTTCTGTGTACCCTTCTGCatatgctgatgagataaatgtAGAATTGACCACAGTTAAAagaacttttttttaaaaaaatcatgtaGTTAAAAGTTTAACCGAAAGGTACACACGGGTTTGGAAACTATAATAACTTATACAAGCATAAACATTCCACAACCTGTTGAAAACACGGGACATGTCATCAGCACGCTAGATTTCCATATGTGGGTTTTCATATGGAAAACCACGAAAAGAATATTAATAGCAGCCAAATTCACATGACAGATATTCAATTTTCTATCTTCCATTGACCAAAACATCATGTGTGTGCATATTTTCTCGACTGGTTCACTTTAAGGACATCTGGCCACTTTCTACATGCCTACCtaattgttcttttttttttgtggctTGTGGAAAAGGCAAGTAGAAGATAAACAATGGTATAAAGAAACAGCAACAATGTTGAGTTATTTACCAGCATAATACTTTCATAGTTAGTCATACATAGCGTATGGAAAAGCTCATATATACATGATGATACTTGATACTTGGCACCTACAATAGTCAAAACATAGTTGGGCAGAGCAAAAGATTTTTCTCATGAAAAAACAAACAGTATTTCACGAGGCAAAATATCAGTTTGTACCAATCCCATTTTAAATTTGGAGGATTGTTAGGCGCAGAAGAATGTAAGCAGACAAAACAATAGACGAGCAGTTGAGTTTTTTCACCTATTCACAATCCTCACATCATATTATTACCATATAATCTTTCAAGTGCTGTACAGTTTTGACATGAAATCAAGGAACACAACACAATGGAATCACGTTATGTACATATATTAGTGCATTCACATATATATAAGGCGCTCT from Panicum virgatum strain AP13 chromosome 9K, P.virgatum_v5, whole genome shotgun sequence encodes:
- the LOC120649990 gene encoding glucan endo-1,3-beta-D-glucosidase-like isoform X2 — encoded protein: MTAQSPASLLLFSMGLMLLCFTSGVADAQKTWCVAKPSASNQVLLLNLNYACSQVSCAVIQKGGPCYYPDSLVSRAAVAMNLYYAANGRHPWNCYFNNSALVVRSDPSYGSCTYY
- the LOC120649990 gene encoding glucan endo-1,3-beta-D-glucosidase-like isoform X1; the protein is MTAQSPASLLLFSMGLMLLCFTSAGVADAQKTWCVAKPSASNQVLLLNLNYACSQVSCAVIQKGGPCYYPDSLVSRAAVAMNLYYAANGRHPWNCYFNNSALVVRSDPSYGSCTYY